A window of the Tessaracoccus sp. MC1865 genome harbors these coding sequences:
- a CDS encoding DUF3093 domain-containing protein, translating into MSYSERLHIPWWWIVIGLLFVASIAVAVLAYLELWLAISVVALTLVGVGLGLVAYSATRLSVNGEAFTAGRNRLEREYIGEVTALEGEAARQALGPGADNREFLFTRPFIDGLVRVELADPADPHSRWLVSTRRPAELAAALSEIAR; encoded by the coding sequence GTGAGCTATTCCGAACGCCTGCACATCCCCTGGTGGTGGATCGTGATCGGCCTCCTGTTCGTGGCAAGTATCGCCGTCGCCGTGCTCGCCTACCTCGAACTGTGGTTGGCCATCAGCGTCGTCGCGTTGACCCTCGTGGGCGTCGGGCTGGGCCTCGTCGCCTACAGCGCCACCCGCCTGAGCGTCAACGGCGAAGCCTTCACCGCGGGGCGCAACAGGCTCGAGCGGGAATACATCGGCGAGGTGACCGCGCTCGAGGGCGAGGCGGCCCGTCAGGCGCTCGGCCCCGGCGCCGACAACCGCGAGTTCCTCTTCACCAGACCCTTCATCGACGGCCTGGTGCGGGTTGAGTTGGCGGACCCGGCAGACCCGCACTCGCGGTGGCTCGTCAGCACCCGGCGCCCCGCAGAACTCGCCGCAGCGCTCAGCGAGATTGCGCGATGA
- a CDS encoding DUF4235 domain-containing protein produces the protein MAMTEKIMWKLYAGAAGAVTTMVVQKTITKVWEAATGEPPPDPNDPEAPLVNGLIWAAASGLGVGVAQLVMNRYVHRRWMANYSHNGPGKLRSRLT, from the coding sequence ATGGCAATGACCGAGAAGATCATGTGGAAGCTCTATGCGGGAGCTGCAGGTGCCGTCACGACGATGGTGGTGCAGAAGACCATCACGAAGGTCTGGGAGGCCGCCACCGGTGAACCGCCGCCGGACCCCAATGACCCGGAGGCCCCGCTGGTCAACGGCCTCATCTGGGCAGCCGCCAGCGGCCTGGGGGTGGGAGTGGCGCAGCTCGTCATGAACCGCTACGTGCATCGCCGCTGGATGGCCAATTACAGCCACAACGGCCCGGGCAAGCTGCGCTCACGCCTCACCTGA
- a CDS encoding DUF4193 domain-containing protein, producing MATDYDAPRKTDEEMSEDSLEELKSRRADKNSGKVDEDEVEAAESFELPGADLSHEELTVRVLPRQANEFTCASCFLVKARPQLAEERNGQYYCVDCV from the coding sequence ATGGCAACGGACTACGACGCTCCCCGCAAGACCGACGAGGAGATGAGCGAGGATTCGCTTGAGGAGTTGAAGTCGCGTCGCGCTGACAAGAACTCGGGCAAGGTTGACGAGGACGAGGTCGAGGCGGCCGAATCCTTCGAACTCCCGGGAGCTGACCTCTCCCACGAAGAACTGACCGTGCGCGTCCTGCCGCGGCAGGCGAACGAGTTCACGTGTGCTTCATGCTTCCTCGTGAAGGCCCGCCCGCAGCTCGCGGAGGAACGCAACGGCCAGTACTACTGCGTGGACTGCGTCTGA
- the sepH gene encoding septation protein SepH: MWDTRSAPVVENVHSQRSAYRATRAYAGKLSQTVASRTRSPMDHSLTPREIQTRVRAGASIEDLVAESGMPAERIDAFAGPVLAEREHVAQTAQVSTVRRRGESGTHRRLGELIATRLRTRSIDADDVTWDAWRQSDLKWRIIARLTSNVEAESRLAEFVFDPKGRFSVAHNSDARWMIGEEARGDAPPEEENTIDFHDELALVRATQPVSHPGDEVPSSELMHDSNEDTSELDSLYDMLSGISEDSVRIYTGILDPVQPEEAPVLAPEAQDVEEPVVDEPAGDLTAPENPAEEAPQDEVTTVIEEEPVTEVDEPTQDALVEAEDEQQKPSRRRRRAKVPSWDEIMFGGPTK; this comes from the coding sequence ATGTGGGATACCCGCTCGGCGCCTGTGGTTGAGAATGTGCACTCCCAGCGCTCTGCCTACCGCGCGACGAGGGCGTACGCTGGTAAGTTGTCCCAGACAGTAGCCAGCCGTACGAGGAGCCCAATGGACCACTCTCTGACCCCACGGGAGATCCAGACCCGTGTCCGTGCGGGTGCCTCCATCGAAGATCTGGTTGCGGAGAGCGGAATGCCGGCCGAGCGCATCGACGCATTCGCCGGCCCAGTGCTCGCGGAGCGCGAACATGTCGCCCAGACGGCCCAGGTGTCCACGGTGCGCCGTCGGGGCGAGTCCGGCACACACAGGCGTCTCGGCGAACTGATCGCCACGAGGCTCCGCACGCGCAGCATCGACGCCGACGACGTCACGTGGGACGCGTGGCGCCAGTCAGACCTCAAGTGGCGCATCATCGCCCGCCTCACATCCAACGTCGAGGCGGAGTCAAGGTTGGCCGAGTTCGTGTTCGACCCCAAGGGTCGCTTCTCGGTGGCCCACAACTCCGACGCCCGCTGGATGATCGGCGAGGAGGCGCGCGGCGACGCTCCCCCGGAGGAAGAGAACACCATCGACTTCCACGATGAGCTCGCCCTGGTGCGGGCCACGCAACCCGTTTCCCACCCCGGCGACGAGGTGCCTTCGTCGGAGTTGATGCACGACAGCAACGAGGACACCTCCGAACTCGACAGCCTGTATGACATGTTGAGCGGCATCAGCGAAGACTCGGTACGCATCTACACCGGCATCCTGGACCCTGTCCAGCCGGAGGAGGCCCCCGTGCTCGCTCCCGAGGCACAAGACGTCGAGGAACCCGTCGTGGATGAACCGGCTGGAGACCTCACCGCCCCCGAGAACCCGGCCGAGGAGGCACCGCAGGATGAGGTCACAACGGTGATCGAGGAGGAGCCGGTGACCGAGGTGGATGAACCCACCCAGGACGCCCTCGTCGAGGCTGAGGACGAGCAGCAGAAGCCCAGCCGCCGTCGCCGTCGGGCGAAGGTTCCCAGCTGGGACGAGATCATGTTCGGCGGCCCCACCAAGTAG
- a CDS encoding thymidine kinase, with the protein MAELVFHSGPMDCGKSTMALQLDHVHSTHGRRGRVFSSQDRAGHSVITSRLGLSARAIEVSAEFDFWRYVITELTSGRIVDYLVCDEVQFYTAEQIDQLGRIVDELQLDVYAFGILADFRTELFPGSKRLVELADRLEMLSLGPLCWWGARGTHNARTVDGLMVTEGSQVVVGDTAAGEEVRYEVLCRMHHRRRMTATRARATLSPDPLPFDDTAL; encoded by the coding sequence ATGGCTGAACTTGTGTTCCACAGCGGACCGATGGACTGTGGCAAGTCCACGATGGCCCTGCAACTGGACCACGTCCATTCCACCCATGGACGGCGGGGACGGGTCTTCAGCTCTCAGGACCGGGCGGGGCATAGCGTGATCACCTCCAGACTGGGGCTGAGCGCCCGCGCCATCGAGGTCTCAGCGGAGTTCGACTTCTGGCGCTACGTCATCACCGAACTGACCAGCGGCCGCATCGTCGACTACCTGGTGTGTGACGAGGTCCAGTTCTACACGGCGGAACAGATCGATCAGCTGGGGCGGATCGTCGACGAACTCCAACTCGACGTCTACGCGTTCGGGATCCTCGCCGATTTCCGCACGGAGCTGTTCCCGGGCTCCAAGCGGCTGGTGGAACTGGCAGACAGGCTCGAGATGCTGTCGCTGGGGCCGCTGTGCTGGTGGGGCGCCCGCGGAACCCACAACGCGCGCACCGTCGACGGGTTGATGGTCACCGAGGGTTCGCAGGTTGTGGTGGGTGACACCGCGGCGGGCGAAGAGGTGCGCTACGAGGTGCTGTGCCGCATGCACCACCGTCGGCGGATGACGGCGACGAGGGCACGGGCGACGCTGTCGCCGGACCCGTTGCCTTTCGACGACACCGCGCTGTGA
- a CDS encoding glycosyltransferase yields MSLRIAILIDDFFPASGGISRSVQTQLEELTRLGHDVTLIAPDRHLVPPPGARTIACPVLYKEGLPSHLSVLQPTERRARRISARAAFDVVHSQTERGAVVLAARLARLQNIPHVHTFHANIAGTHSTLPVQAVFGSLGYEVLVTRALALASKRPPRFTSALPPRTAEPDNNGFFTRMDWRSLGWIAAHVDLVTSPAQYMLDNIEAAVAQPIAGREIRNASADTFVGVEAPRRTDSSAVRFLSIGRLAKEKRLDVAIRAFNRAAIPGAELVIVGDGDQRARLEALAGPGVRFLGALSERESVAEQYLTADAMVLSSYRFDVQPMVILEAGAAELPVLYCDDRLTAGLSPATSRLVAPDMQALAVGLREMAEPGRLAALRRGYREVDVRLRPRDMADAYVEVYEEAIRMPRRHG; encoded by the coding sequence GTGAGCCTGCGCATCGCGATCCTGATCGACGACTTCTTCCCCGCCTCGGGGGGCATCTCCAGATCCGTGCAGACGCAACTGGAGGAGCTCACCCGCCTCGGTCACGACGTCACCCTCATCGCGCCGGACCGGCACCTGGTGCCGCCACCCGGGGCACGGACCATCGCCTGCCCCGTGCTGTACAAAGAGGGCCTGCCCTCGCACCTGAGTGTGCTGCAGCCCACGGAGCGCCGGGCCCGCAGGATCTCCGCGCGGGCCGCGTTCGACGTCGTGCACTCCCAGACGGAGCGGGGCGCGGTGGTGCTGGCCGCCCGCCTCGCGCGCCTGCAGAACATCCCGCACGTGCACACCTTCCACGCCAACATCGCCGGCACCCACAGCACGCTGCCGGTGCAGGCCGTGTTCGGGTCGCTCGGCTACGAGGTGCTGGTCACCCGCGCGCTGGCGCTGGCCTCCAAACGGCCGCCGCGCTTCACTTCGGCGTTGCCGCCCCGCACCGCGGAGCCGGACAACAACGGCTTCTTCACGCGGATGGATTGGCGGTCCCTGGGGTGGATCGCGGCCCACGTCGATCTTGTGACCAGTCCCGCCCAGTACATGCTGGACAACATCGAGGCCGCCGTCGCGCAGCCCATCGCCGGCCGGGAGATCCGCAACGCGTCGGCCGACACCTTCGTCGGCGTCGAGGCCCCGCGTAGGACCGACAGCAGCGCGGTGCGCTTCCTGAGCATCGGCAGACTCGCCAAGGAGAAACGCCTCGACGTGGCCATCCGGGCCTTCAACCGGGCCGCGATCCCCGGCGCCGAACTGGTCATTGTCGGCGACGGCGACCAGCGAGCCCGTCTGGAAGCCCTCGCAGGGCCGGGCGTGCGGTTCCTCGGGGCGCTCTCCGAGCGTGAGTCCGTGGCGGAGCAGTACCTGACGGCGGACGCGATGGTGCTCAGTTCGTACCGCTTCGACGTGCAGCCCATGGTCATCCTCGAGGCCGGTGCCGCGGAGTTGCCGGTGCTGTACTGCGACGACCGGCTGACCGCCGGACTGAGCCCGGCCACCAGCCGCCTGGTGGCCCCGGACATGCAGGCGCTGGCCGTCGGGCTACGGGAGATGGCGGAACCCGGCCGGCTTGCGGCGCTGCGCCGCGGTTACCGCGAGGTGGACGTGCGGCTGCGGCCACGCGACATGGCCGACGCCTACGTTGAGGTCTACGAAGAAGCGATCAGGATGCCGAGGAGACATGGCTGA
- a CDS encoding alkaline phosphatase family protein, whose amino-acid sequence MSTFVDPRYGDLSLANLLPSVVARLDGEIPLIEIPEARQYVVLLIDGLGWHQLREHAAHAETMAGLLDRGHRLTCSVPSTTATSLTSLGCGATPGEHGVVGYSFYEPTVGRVINSLTWEGGPDDIEGFAQKPTVFQRLASQGRPSAAVTLGRFAGSALTRVAFAGTRLFPVANEGDVDEITGHVTEALRESDVVYLYERLLDSDGHSHGTGSWQWLDRLAVIDDHVAHLVETLPPSVCLLITGDHGMLNVPEDTRVVVEDEPRLAGYSHLGGEPRFRHIYGEDPRALAWAWESVFGERALVLRREEAIEAGWFGPNVSNMSSARIGDVVAAMTGTWAAMTYATPGEFSLVGMHGSLTAAEMEVPLLMHGGGR is encoded by the coding sequence ATGTCCACGTTCGTGGATCCGCGCTACGGGGACCTGTCGCTCGCCAACCTCCTGCCCAGCGTCGTGGCTCGGCTTGATGGTGAGATCCCCCTGATCGAGATCCCCGAGGCCCGGCAGTACGTCGTGCTGCTGATCGACGGGCTCGGCTGGCACCAGCTCAGGGAGCACGCCGCGCACGCGGAGACCATGGCCGGCCTCCTGGACCGGGGCCACCGCCTCACCTGTTCCGTGCCGTCCACCACGGCCACCTCGCTGACGTCGCTGGGCTGCGGCGCCACGCCTGGTGAGCACGGGGTGGTGGGCTACAGCTTCTATGAGCCGACGGTGGGCCGGGTCATCAATTCGCTCACCTGGGAGGGCGGCCCCGACGACATCGAGGGCTTCGCTCAGAAGCCCACCGTGTTCCAGCGCCTGGCCTCCCAGGGGCGGCCCAGCGCGGCCGTGACGCTGGGGCGGTTCGCCGGCAGCGCACTCACCAGGGTCGCCTTCGCGGGTACCCGGCTGTTCCCGGTGGCCAATGAGGGCGATGTGGACGAGATCACCGGCCACGTGACCGAGGCGCTTCGCGAATCGGACGTCGTCTACCTCTACGAACGGCTCCTGGACTCGGACGGTCACTCGCACGGTACGGGCAGCTGGCAATGGCTTGACCGGTTGGCCGTCATCGACGACCACGTCGCCCACCTCGTGGAGACCCTGCCGCCGTCGGTGTGTCTGCTCATCACCGGCGACCACGGCATGCTGAACGTCCCTGAGGACACCCGCGTCGTAGTCGAGGATGAACCGCGGCTCGCCGGCTACTCGCACCTGGGCGGCGAGCCCCGATTCCGCCACATCTACGGCGAGGACCCCCGGGCCCTGGCCTGGGCCTGGGAATCGGTGTTCGGTGAGCGGGCGCTGGTGCTCCGCCGTGAAGAGGCCATCGAGGCGGGCTGGTTCGGACCCAACGTGTCCAACATGAGCTCCGCGCGCATCGGGGACGTGGTGGCGGCGATGACCGGTACCTGGGCGGCGATGACGTACGCCACGCCCGGCGAGTTCTCCCTGGTGGGCATGCACGGCTCCCTCACTGCGGCCGAGATGGAGGTCCCCCTGCTGATGCACGGGGGTGGCCGGTGA
- a CDS encoding DUF5998 family protein: MTADNQTLPTGLIDEIAECGFYPSLVAETVLMGLQGRPVLHYLVQHEATFAGHELHRHMTVLVLTEQQLQICHIDEGEGGRAEALATSEVVALRAIDSVVVTRAMANPETRSGLNEAWLTIVWGAARRLDLGPATCEDPTCEADHGYTGVLQPDDITVRMSPAADGENAKRLVDFGAALQLVVA; the protein is encoded by the coding sequence GTGACCGCCGACAACCAGACTCTCCCCACCGGCCTCATTGACGAGATCGCCGAATGCGGGTTCTATCCCAGCCTTGTTGCAGAGACGGTGCTGATGGGATTGCAGGGGCGACCGGTGCTGCACTACCTGGTGCAACACGAGGCGACCTTCGCGGGGCACGAACTGCACCGGCACATGACGGTGCTGGTGCTCACGGAGCAGCAGCTGCAGATCTGCCACATCGACGAGGGGGAGGGCGGCCGCGCAGAGGCGCTCGCCACTTCTGAGGTCGTCGCCCTGCGGGCCATCGATTCGGTCGTGGTGACGCGGGCCATGGCCAATCCCGAGACGCGCTCCGGGCTGAACGAAGCGTGGCTGACGATCGTCTGGGGGGCCGCTCGTCGGCTCGACCTGGGCCCGGCCACGTGCGAGGACCCCACCTGCGAGGCGGACCATGGCTACACGGGTGTGTTGCAGCCCGACGACATCACCGTGCGCATGAGCCCCGCGGCGGACGGTGAGAACGCCAAGCGACTCGTGGATTTCGGGGCCGCCCTCCAGCTGGTGGTCGCCTGA
- a CDS encoding App1 family protein, protein MASRPFIAARMEDRLNSLLNSALDRRGWQESIISYTGYGTSEQLRILARVVLRPSDTLGIVQAASALIYRRGWRNFMAAAKVNAMVTVVIGDVRIPVQADRGGFIDVRVRNPGLAPGWHSVTLEGEGGASALASVQVIGDDVDFGIVSDIDDTILSTSLPRPMLAAWNSFVVTEQARQAVPGMARLYQQLLAQHPGAPIIFISTGAWNTFPMIKRFISRHGIPQGAMLLTDWGPTNTGWFRSGPDHKRRCLRELARDLPNIRWLLVGDDGQHDPDLYAEFASLQPEHVRARAIRQLTPGEHTLAHGLPMEVPQSDERWEPDTAPEVRAPDGDGLGDKLSRLL, encoded by the coding sequence ATGGCCTCTCGCCCCTTCATCGCAGCCCGCATGGAAGACCGTCTCAACTCACTGCTGAACAGCGCGCTCGACCGCAGGGGCTGGCAGGAGTCGATCATCTCCTACACCGGCTACGGCACCAGCGAGCAGTTGCGCATCCTCGCCAGGGTCGTGCTGCGACCCTCGGACACGCTGGGTATCGTGCAGGCAGCCTCGGCCCTCATCTACCGCCGGGGCTGGCGCAACTTCATGGCCGCGGCCAAGGTCAACGCCATGGTCACCGTGGTGATCGGCGATGTCCGTATCCCCGTCCAGGCAGACAGGGGCGGCTTCATCGACGTGCGCGTCCGGAATCCAGGGCTGGCGCCGGGCTGGCATTCGGTGACCCTCGAGGGCGAAGGTGGCGCCTCCGCGCTGGCCAGCGTCCAGGTGATCGGTGACGACGTGGACTTCGGCATCGTCAGCGACATCGACGACACCATCCTCAGCACCTCGCTCCCCCGGCCGATGCTCGCCGCCTGGAACTCGTTCGTAGTGACGGAGCAGGCCCGCCAGGCCGTTCCCGGGATGGCGCGGCTGTACCAGCAGTTGCTCGCCCAGCACCCCGGCGCACCCATCATCTTCATCTCGACGGGGGCCTGGAACACGTTCCCCATGATCAAGCGGTTCATCTCCCGGCACGGTATCCCGCAGGGCGCGATGCTGCTGACGGACTGGGGCCCTACCAACACCGGCTGGTTCCGCAGTGGCCCAGACCATAAGCGCCGCTGCCTGCGTGAACTGGCCCGCGACCTCCCCAACATCCGCTGGCTCCTCGTCGGCGACGACGGCCAGCACGATCCGGACCTGTACGCCGAGTTCGCCAGCCTCCAGCCCGAGCATGTCCGCGCCCGCGCCATCCGCCAGCTGACGCCCGGCGAGCACACGTTGGCCCACGGCCTGCCCATGGAGGTGCCGCAGAGCGACGAAAGGTGGGAACCCGACACGGCGCCGGAGGTGCGTGCGCCTGACGGCGACGGTTTGGGCGATAAGCTCTCCAGGTTGCTGTAG
- a CDS encoding DNA topoisomerase (ATP-hydrolyzing) subunit A yields MTKRTIDDELNEEEHILDVDVTQEMETSFLEYAYSVIYSRALPDARDGLKPVQRRILYSMDQMGVRPNVSHVKCARVVGQVMGLLHPHGDTAIYDALVRMGQTWSVRLPLIDGHGNFGSLDAGPAAMRYTECRMALPAQAMTRGIDENTVDFKPNYDGKETEPVVLPAAFPNLLVNGAAGIAVGMATNIAPHNLVEVIAGLQQLLKNPGIELDELMRHIPGPDFPTGGKIVGLDGIRDAYATGRGSLKLRATTRIEKVSPRRMGIVVTELPYMIGPERIIEQIKKGVQDKKLTGIADVKDLTDLAHGTRLVIEVKNGINPEALLEQLFKATKLEDTFAINAVALVEGQPRTLTLKEMLEVYLDHRLDVTLRRTNHRLAKAEERMHLVRGLIIAIADIDDVIAIIRSSDDGAQAKERLMGAFDLDDAQATYILDMQLRRLTRFSTIELEKEADELATTIAGLREIIEDPAVLRRLVSTELAAMAKEFGTPRRTILLASSGVPTTVKAGPLEVPDHPCWVLLSGTGLVARTSDFGPLPTEGRAAHDVVIARVKTSAHGEFGVLTNRGRVIRCRAIELPTVPLTASGTSLQGGSLAHELWPLEPGERALGLTTFDTESPGLAIGTRQGIVKRVRPDLLVRDSWEVIALKDGDEVVGAVELHDESKHLAFLSTDAQLLHFPASSVRPQGRTGGGMAGMKLSAGATAVWFGVVDPATDDVVTISGSSTSLPGTETGLAKVTALSEFPAKGRATGGVRAHRFLKGEDTLLIAAIGPRPVVAAASSGSPVELPREQGRRDGSGTPLSQPVTMLAGRDAGVAPRTEPGDTLFGE; encoded by the coding sequence ATGACCAAGCGGACGATCGACGACGAACTCAATGAGGAAGAACACATCCTCGACGTCGACGTCACCCAGGAGATGGAGACCAGCTTCCTGGAATACGCCTACTCGGTCATCTACTCCAGGGCACTGCCAGACGCGCGCGACGGCCTCAAGCCCGTCCAGCGTCGCATCCTCTACTCGATGGACCAGATGGGGGTCCGCCCCAACGTCAGCCACGTCAAGTGCGCCCGTGTCGTAGGCCAGGTCATGGGCCTCCTGCACCCCCACGGCGATACCGCCATCTACGACGCACTGGTGCGCATGGGGCAGACGTGGTCCGTCCGTCTCCCCCTGATCGACGGACACGGCAACTTCGGCTCCCTCGACGCCGGCCCGGCCGCCATGCGCTACACCGAATGCCGGATGGCGCTGCCCGCGCAGGCCATGACCCGGGGCATCGACGAGAACACCGTCGACTTCAAACCCAATTACGACGGCAAGGAGACCGAGCCCGTCGTCCTGCCGGCCGCGTTCCCCAACCTGCTGGTCAACGGCGCCGCAGGCATCGCGGTGGGCATGGCCACCAACATCGCGCCCCACAACCTCGTCGAGGTGATCGCCGGCCTCCAGCAACTCCTGAAGAACCCGGGCATCGAACTCGACGAGCTGATGCGCCACATCCCCGGCCCGGATTTCCCCACGGGCGGCAAGATCGTCGGGCTCGACGGTATCCGCGACGCCTACGCCACCGGCCGCGGTTCCCTCAAGCTGCGCGCCACCACCCGCATCGAGAAGGTCAGCCCCCGGCGCATGGGCATCGTGGTGACCGAACTGCCCTACATGATCGGCCCCGAGCGCATCATCGAGCAGATCAAGAAGGGCGTCCAGGACAAGAAGCTCACCGGCATCGCCGACGTCAAGGACCTCACGGACCTCGCCCACGGCACCCGCCTGGTCATCGAGGTGAAGAACGGCATCAACCCCGAGGCCCTGCTCGAGCAGCTCTTCAAGGCCACCAAGCTCGAGGACACCTTCGCAATCAACGCAGTGGCCCTCGTCGAAGGCCAGCCGCGCACGCTCACGCTGAAGGAGATGCTGGAGGTCTACCTCGACCACCGCCTCGACGTCACCCTGCGCCGCACGAACCACCGCCTCGCCAAGGCCGAAGAACGCATGCACCTGGTGCGTGGTCTCATCATCGCCATCGCCGACATCGACGACGTGATCGCCATCATCCGTTCCTCCGACGACGGCGCCCAAGCGAAGGAACGCCTCATGGGCGCCTTCGACCTGGACGACGCGCAGGCCACCTACATCCTCGACATGCAGTTGCGCCGCCTCACCCGGTTCTCGACCATCGAGCTGGAGAAGGAGGCCGACGAACTGGCCACCACCATCGCCGGCCTGCGCGAGATCATCGAGGATCCGGCGGTGCTCCGCCGTCTCGTCAGCACGGAGCTGGCCGCGATGGCCAAGGAGTTCGGCACCCCGCGTCGCACCATCCTGCTGGCCTCCTCCGGCGTGCCCACCACTGTGAAGGCCGGGCCCCTCGAGGTGCCGGACCATCCCTGCTGGGTGCTCCTGAGCGGCACGGGGCTGGTGGCGCGCACCAGCGACTTCGGCCCGCTCCCCACCGAGGGCCGGGCCGCGCACGATGTGGTCATCGCCCGGGTGAAGACGAGCGCCCACGGCGAATTCGGGGTGTTGACCAACCGCGGCCGCGTCATCCGCTGCCGCGCCATAGAGTTGCCCACCGTCCCGCTGACGGCTTCGGGAACCAGCCTCCAGGGCGGCAGCCTCGCCCACGAACTGTGGCCCCTCGAGCCCGGTGAGCGGGCACTGGGCCTGACCACCTTCGACACTGAGTCGCCGGGGCTGGCCATCGGTACCCGTCAGGGCATCGTCAAGCGGGTCCGCCCGGATCTCCTGGTGCGCGACTCGTGGGAGGTCATCGCCCTCAAGGACGGCGACGAGGTGGTCGGCGCCGTCGAGCTGCACGACGAGTCGAAGCATCTGGCCTTCCTCAGTACCGACGCCCAGCTGCTGCATTTCCCGGCGTCCAGCGTCAGGCCCCAAGGCCGCACCGGTGGCGGGATGGCCGGCATGAAGCTGTCGGCCGGCGCCACTGCCGTCTGGTTCGGAGTGGTCGACCCCGCCACGGACGACGTGGTCACCATCTCCGGCTCGTCGACCTCCCTGCCCGGTACCGAGACCGGCTTGGCGAAGGTCACGGCGTTGTCCGAGTTCCCGGCCAAGGGCCGGGCCACGGGCGGGGTGCGCGCGCACCGCTTCCTGAAGGGCGAGGACACCCTCCTCATCGCGGCCATCGGCCCACGCCCCGTGGTCGCCGCGGCGTCGAGCGGTTCGCCGGTGGAACTGCCGCGCGAACAGGGCCGACGCGACGGCTCCGGCACTCCGCTGTCTCAGCCGGTGACCATGCTGGCGGGCCGTGATGCAGGCGTCGCTCCCCGGACAGAGCCCGGCGACACCCTCTTCGGGGAGTAA
- a CDS encoding carbonic anhydrase has protein sequence MSDFDDLMAANKAYAADFTDGYFDGIAKAGVCIVTCMDSRIEPLDMVGLRIGDAKILRSPGGRVTTSVVTGCVLSVQLLQVDRIMVVPHTRCAMASGTDEDLRRVISAKTGTDTSWLSFGANPDQAARLRSDVDMIANHPLIKGHAEVGGFIYDVDTGLLTQVL, from the coding sequence ATGAGCGACTTTGACGACCTGATGGCGGCCAACAAAGCCTACGCAGCGGATTTCACTGATGGTTACTTCGACGGCATCGCCAAGGCGGGCGTCTGCATCGTGACCTGCATGGATTCGCGCATCGAGCCACTCGACATGGTCGGGTTGCGGATCGGCGACGCGAAGATCCTGCGCTCCCCCGGCGGACGGGTCACCACGTCGGTGGTCACCGGCTGCGTGCTGAGCGTGCAGCTCCTCCAGGTGGACCGGATCATGGTGGTGCCGCACACGCGCTGCGCCATGGCCTCCGGCACCGATGAGGACCTCCGCAGGGTCATCTCCGCCAAGACCGGCACGGACACGTCCTGGCTCTCGTTCGGGGCCAACCCCGATCAGGCTGCGCGGCTGCGCTCAGACGTGGACATGATCGCCAACCACCCGCTGATCAAGGGTCACGCGGAGGTCGGCGGCTTCATCTACGACGTTGACACCGGCCTCCTGACCCAGGTCCTCTAG
- a CDS encoding FadR/GntR family transcriptional regulator, giving the protein MTTGGFENALDYLTGEILSGRLAAGDRLPNERELSSQLGASRSAVREAIKVLQAQGVLSSATGRAGGTTVGTGQGVAFGRMLKLHVALEAVSFAEITETRVALERAAALAAVGRPMGEVRRLAEEMVGVTRPAAFNDLDTAFHVAIAAAGENRLIRDMTIAIREAVAERILSAEERLAQWEELRARLVHEHLHIVDALEAGDGERAAQLSEEHVRNALAALS; this is encoded by the coding sequence ATGACCACCGGTGGCTTTGAGAACGCGCTCGACTACCTGACGGGCGAGATCCTCTCCGGGCGCCTCGCTGCCGGTGACAGGCTGCCAAACGAGCGCGAGCTCTCCAGTCAGCTCGGGGCCAGCCGCAGCGCGGTCCGCGAGGCCATCAAGGTGCTCCAGGCCCAGGGCGTGCTGAGTTCGGCCACCGGGCGGGCCGGCGGCACCACCGTCGGGACGGGGCAGGGAGTCGCCTTCGGGCGGATGCTCAAACTGCACGTCGCGCTGGAGGCAGTCTCCTTCGCCGAGATCACCGAGACGCGCGTGGCGCTGGAGCGCGCTGCCGCGCTGGCTGCCGTGGGCCGGCCGATGGGAGAGGTCAGGCGCCTCGCGGAGGAGATGGTCGGCGTGACCCGGCCAGCCGCGTTCAACGACTTGGACACCGCGTTCCACGTGGCCATCGCGGCTGCCGGCGAGAACCGGCTCATCCGCGACATGACCATTGCGATCCGCGAGGCGGTGGCAGAGAGGATCCTCAGCGCTGAAGAGCGCCTGGCGCAGTGGGAGGAGCTGCGCGCCAGGCTGGTCCACGAGCACCTACACATCGTCGACGCCCTGGAGGCCGGCGACGGGGAGCGCGCCGCCCAACTGAGCGAGGAGCACGTGCGCAACGCGCTCGCCGCGCTCAGCTAG